From one Salinibacterium hongtaonis genomic stretch:
- a CDS encoding aspartate ammonia-lyase — MTAPVTIIGGDQTRPDSDSLGTLEVPADVYWGIHTARALENFPITRRPISVYPDLIRALARVKQAAARANREIGTLSAEKADIIDRVCEEIAAGKLHDQFVVGVIQGGAGTSTNMNANEVIANRGLELMGHERGDYRWLHPLDDVNRGQSTNDVYPTAVKLSVIFGLRRLLAEHSLLADAFARKGVEFSDIVKVGRTQLQDAVPMTLGQEFSGFAHTLMEDHDRLAETIPLLSEINLGATAIGTGITAHPQYAEAVCRHLADVAGIEAVTAKDLIEATSDVGVFMSVSGTLKRAAVKLSKICNDLRLLSSGPQSGLGEIFLPARQAGSSIMPGKVNPVIPEVVNQIAFSIVGADATVTAAAEAGQLQLNAFEPVIAHSILQSLAWLTNGCRTLRVNCIDGITANVQRLAAEMETSVSVVTALTPYIGYAASAALAHTALTSTASIADLVVENGYMTEEEVRRVLRPERLSGLVPTTGVIPIIRPSSTSGSAEPAGG; from the coding sequence ATGACAGCACCTGTCACCATAATTGGGGGCGATCAGACGAGGCCCGATAGCGACTCGCTCGGCACCCTCGAAGTCCCCGCCGACGTTTACTGGGGAATCCACACGGCGAGAGCACTCGAGAACTTTCCCATCACTCGGCGGCCCATCTCTGTGTATCCCGATCTGATCAGGGCTCTCGCCCGCGTCAAGCAAGCGGCCGCCCGAGCCAACCGAGAGATCGGCACTCTGTCTGCAGAGAAGGCCGACATCATCGATCGCGTGTGCGAAGAGATCGCGGCGGGCAAGCTGCACGATCAGTTCGTCGTGGGGGTCATTCAGGGAGGTGCCGGCACCTCAACCAATATGAACGCCAACGAGGTCATTGCGAACCGCGGCTTGGAACTTATGGGCCATGAGCGCGGCGACTACCGGTGGCTGCATCCGCTCGACGACGTCAACCGTGGGCAGAGCACCAACGATGTTTACCCGACTGCAGTCAAGCTCAGCGTAATCTTCGGCCTCCGGCGGCTCCTTGCGGAGCACTCGCTGCTTGCTGACGCGTTCGCGCGCAAGGGCGTGGAGTTCTCGGACATCGTGAAGGTGGGTAGAACACAGCTGCAGGATGCCGTGCCGATGACGCTGGGCCAGGAGTTCAGTGGATTCGCGCACACGCTAATGGAGGACCACGACCGACTTGCCGAGACGATTCCGCTTCTCAGCGAGATCAACCTCGGGGCCACGGCGATCGGCACCGGCATCACGGCGCACCCTCAGTACGCAGAAGCGGTGTGCCGCCACCTTGCTGATGTCGCGGGAATCGAAGCGGTCACCGCCAAGGACCTGATCGAGGCGACAAGCGATGTGGGTGTCTTCATGTCGGTGAGCGGAACTCTCAAGCGCGCCGCCGTCAAGCTGTCGAAGATCTGCAACGACCTGCGACTGCTCAGCTCTGGTCCGCAGTCCGGCCTCGGCGAGATCTTTCTCCCGGCGCGCCAGGCGGGGTCTTCGATCATGCCGGGCAAGGTGAATCCCGTTATTCCCGAGGTGGTCAACCAGATCGCGTTCAGCATCGTGGGAGCGGATGCCACCGTGACAGCGGCGGCCGAGGCCGGCCAATTGCAGCTCAACGCGTTCGAGCCCGTAATCGCCCACAGCATCCTGCAGTCGCTGGCGTGGTTGACGAATGGATGCCGCACGCTGCGGGTCAACTGCATCGATGGCATCACCGCCAATGTGCAGCGTCTTGCCGCCGAGATGGAGACCTCGGTGAGCGTTGTCACGGCGCTGACCCCGTACATCGGCTATGCGGCGTCGGCTGCCCTTGCGCACACCGCCCTCACGAGCACCGCATCGATTGCCGATCTTGTCGTGGAGAACGGCTATATGACAGAGGAAGAAGTTCGCCGCGTCCTGCGCCCCGAGCGCCTGAGTGGGCTCGTGCCGACGACGGGCGTCATCCCGATCATCCGGCCTTCGTCGACGAGTGGCTCTGCCGAACCAGCGGGGGGCTGA